A single region of the Lotus japonicus ecotype B-129 chromosome 4, LjGifu_v1.2 genome encodes:
- the LOC130712718 gene encoding uncharacterized protein LOC130712718 has translation MGHWLNGEWEWVFKWRRGLRGREVGWLEAMLGELRTKCLTEGRRDRWTWRQDGEGIYTVNSSYLFLQAQNLEEEDPVLKLVWSAPVPSNVKAFIWRLLKDRIQTRDNLCKRQVLTRGEGSTCPLCRQEEETSMHLFSRCAVSNPVWYACFAWLGVFSAVAASPRDQMLQFPFFGINKNQKAGEIAIWMALVWSIWLTRNKVIFQGGAFDPNQILELAQLRAWQWLRAKVDGFMYSWFEWKENPGVCILSL, from the coding sequence ATGGGCCATTGGTTAAATGGGGAGTGGGAATGGGTGTTCAAATGGAGGAGAGGGCTGAGAGGGCGAGAAGTGGGGTGGTTAGAGGCGATGTTGGGGGAGTTGAGGACAAAATGTTTAACAGAGGGTAGGCGGGACAGGTGGACTTGGAGGCAGGATGGGGAGGGGATTTATACAGTTAActcttcttatttatttttgcaGGCTCAAAACTTGGAGGAAGAAGACCCAGTGTTGAAACTGGTTTGGTCAGCACCAGTCCCCTCTAATGTCAAAGCATTCATTTGGCGTTTACTGAAGGATAGAATCCAAACCAGGGACAACCTTTGCAAGAGGCAGGTTCTGACAAGGGGAGAGGGGTCTACATGCCCGTTATGTCGACAAGAGGAGGAAACAAGTATGCATTTATTCTCCAGGTGTGCTGTTTCAAATCCAGTTTGGTATGCTTGCTTTGCCTGGCTTGGTGTCTTCTCGGCTGTGGCGGCCTCACCGCGGGATCAGATGTTGCAATTCCCATTCTTTGGcattaacaaaaatcagaagGCAGGAGAAATTGCCATTTGGATGGCACTGGTATGGTCTATTTGGTTGACACGGAACAAGGTAATTTTTCAGGGGGGTGCCTTTGATCCTAACCAGATTCTAGAATTGGCTCAGTTGAGAGCATGGCAGTGGCTGAGGGCAAAGGTGGATGGCTTTATGTATTCATGGTTTGAGTGGAAGGAGAATCCAGGGGTATGCATTCTTTCTTTATAG